The following proteins come from a genomic window of Proteiniphilum propionicum:
- a CDS encoding threonine aldolase family protein, with protein MRSFGSDNNSGVHPRIMEALADVNTGHAIAYGDDEWTCEAERIICSILGDKKVASCFVFNGTGANVVALQACTMPFHSILCASTAHIAVDECGAPVKITGASLKEIPTPDGKLTPSLVLPYLHGFGFEHHSQPKVIAISQTTELGTAYTPQEVKALADLAHRHDMYLFVDGTRIANACAWLNISLKEITVDCGVDIFTLGGTKNGLMFGEALVPLRKELAENLKYYRKQTTQLYSKMRFISAQFIPYLNENIWLDNAKRSNNAAQKLHGEMSRIEGIEITQPVQSNALFFILPKEITDKLRERYFFYDWDESRNEMRLVCSWDTTDEDIEQFVSYLKQLADLKKA; from the coding sequence ATGAGAAGCTTTGGAAGCGACAATAATTCAGGTGTTCATCCGCGAATAATGGAGGCTTTGGCAGATGTGAACACAGGACACGCAATTGCCTATGGCGATGATGAGTGGACTTGTGAAGCAGAAAGGATTATCTGCTCTATCCTTGGGGATAAAAAGGTGGCTTCCTGTTTTGTGTTTAATGGAACGGGAGCTAATGTTGTTGCATTACAGGCTTGTACAATGCCATTCCATTCTATCCTATGTGCTTCGACTGCCCATATTGCCGTGGACGAATGCGGTGCGCCCGTTAAGATTACAGGGGCATCTCTCAAAGAGATTCCAACGCCTGACGGCAAGCTGACCCCCAGCCTGGTTCTTCCATATTTGCATGGTTTTGGATTTGAACATCACTCTCAGCCGAAAGTGATAGCTATCTCTCAAACTACAGAGCTGGGTACCGCTTATACACCGCAGGAAGTGAAGGCACTTGCTGATCTGGCTCACCGGCATGATATGTATCTCTTTGTTGACGGAACTCGAATTGCCAATGCATGTGCCTGGTTAAATATTTCACTTAAGGAGATAACTGTAGATTGCGGTGTTGATATTTTCACTTTGGGAGGTACCAAAAACGGGTTGATGTTTGGTGAAGCCTTGGTGCCATTGCGTAAAGAGTTGGCGGAGAATCTAAAATATTACCGGAAGCAAACTACTCAACTTTATTCCAAGATGCGATTTATTTCTGCACAGTTTATTCCATATTTGAATGAAAACATCTGGCTGGATAATGCTAAGAGATCAAATAATGCAGCACAGAAGCTACATGGCGAAATGAGCAGAATTGAGGGAATAGAAATTACACAACCGGTACAATCGAATGCCCTGTTCTTTATTCTTCCTAAAGAGATAACAGACAAGCTCAGGGAGCGCTACTTTTTCTACGACTGGGATGAGAGCCGCAATGAAATGCGACTTGTATGTTCATGGGATACCACTGATGAGGATATTGAGCAGTTTGTCAGTTATCTGAAACAACTTGCTGATTTAAAAAAAGCATAA
- the metH gene encoding methionine synthase, with the protein MNIEEILSDRILILDGAMGTMIQCYKLTEADFRGERFKGSQSLLKGNNDLLSITRPDIIGEIHREYLAAGADIIETNTFNATAISLHDYHMSHLATEINLSAARLAREAADEYTLKTPDKPRFVAGSIGPTNKTASMSPQVENPMYRSVTFDGFKAAYKEQILALVEGGVDLLMIETIFDTLNAKAAIFAAEEAAAETGRKIPLILSATLSDKAGRTLSGQTLNAFVTSVSHAKPLALGLNCSFGAVELKPYVKELGRIAPCYISTYPNAGLPNQLGEYDETPEKMAAQIKEFIDEGLVNIVGGCCGTTPAHIAEYVQLVEGAVPHRKSAPPKYLQLSGLEMLEVSPQIRFLNIGERCNVAGSRKFLRLIQQKKYDEALHIARKQVEDGAQVLDVNMDDGLLDGVQEMTSFLNMLASDPDVSRVPVMIDSSKWEVLEAGLKCIQGKAIVNSISLKNGEAEFLRQAGLVQRYGAAVVVMAFDETGQADNFERRIGICSRAYKLLTEHGFDAKDIIFDPNVLSVATGIDEHRNYAVDFINTVKWIKDNLPYAKVSGGVSNLSFSFRGNENVREIMHSVFLYHAINAGLDMGIVNPSQSVIYEDIPYDVKELVEDVVLNRCDDATDRLMAYAEKIKSEKTFNPEQSRTEEWRILPIEERLKYALVKGVGDYLEEDLDEALKKYPRAVDIIDKPLMAGMNRVGDLFGEGKMFLPQVVKAARTMKNAVAILQPAIEAEKSSGGKARKAGTVMLATVKGDVHDIGKNIVSIVLACNNYEIIDLGVMVPPGKIIEAVIKEKPDIVGLSGLITPSLEEMAIVAEEMEKAGFTIPLLIGGATTSKLHTAIKIEPRYTQGAVVYVKDASQSPLAVANLMSEENRSDYIHKVRNEYTLLRENQSRKVSELVSLDEARLNACSMDWSNFKAVAPVTLGRVKLDDIKIAWVIPYIDWKFFFHAWNLPAKFHTITKINNSINARAMWLESYRDDDREKGQEAAKLYYDALEMLQRFVSDNVDYIRAVFGIYEAYSKNDTINIGGVQFPFLRQQKKNEKNEYLCLSDFIAPYSSGKKDYVGAFAVTAGCGADDLLLRYKDDGDEYSSLLMKSLLDRLAEAATEWLHAKVRRYYWGYAADEELSIAEMFACKYNGIRPAVGYPSIPDQTVNFKLHDMLSTADIGISLTGNGVMYPNASVSGFFFAHPCSKYFAIGEISEEQVADYAQRKGMKPEEIRKFLLANLR; encoded by the coding sequence ATGAATATTGAAGAAATATTATCCGATCGCATCCTGATTCTCGATGGTGCAATGGGTACAATGATACAGTGCTACAAACTAACTGAAGCAGATTTTCGTGGTGAACGTTTTAAAGGATCTCAATCGCTGCTTAAAGGCAATAACGACCTGCTTTCGATCACTCGTCCCGATATAATTGGCGAGATTCACAGGGAATACCTTGCTGCAGGAGCCGATATCATAGAGACTAATACGTTTAACGCAACTGCGATATCTTTGCACGATTACCATATGAGCCACCTGGCTACCGAAATAAATCTCTCTGCTGCCAGGCTTGCGCGAGAAGCTGCAGATGAATATACACTGAAAACGCCAGACAAGCCCCGTTTTGTTGCCGGCTCCATCGGGCCTACCAACAAGACAGCATCAATGAGTCCGCAGGTGGAGAACCCAATGTATCGCTCTGTTACGTTCGACGGCTTCAAAGCTGCATATAAAGAGCAGATCTTGGCACTTGTTGAGGGAGGTGTGGATCTGCTGATGATAGAGACCATTTTTGATACTCTTAATGCTAAAGCCGCAATCTTTGCTGCCGAAGAGGCTGCTGCTGAGACAGGCAGGAAAATACCACTCATTCTCTCCGCAACTCTCTCTGACAAGGCAGGGCGTACCCTCTCAGGCCAAACACTGAATGCTTTTGTTACTTCCGTGAGTCATGCCAAACCTCTGGCATTAGGCCTGAACTGTTCATTCGGTGCAGTTGAACTAAAGCCGTATGTGAAAGAGTTGGGACGTATTGCACCATGTTATATCTCTACCTATCCCAATGCCGGGCTGCCAAATCAGTTAGGTGAATATGATGAGACACCTGAAAAGATGGCAGCACAGATTAAAGAGTTTATTGATGAGGGTCTTGTAAATATTGTGGGTGGATGTTGCGGTACCACTCCCGCTCATATTGCAGAGTATGTGCAATTGGTAGAGGGAGCCGTGCCGCACCGGAAATCGGCCCCGCCGAAATATTTACAACTGTCGGGTTTGGAAATGCTGGAGGTGTCGCCACAGATCAGGTTTTTGAATATAGGAGAGCGATGCAATGTGGCAGGATCAAGAAAATTCCTGAGGCTTATTCAGCAGAAGAAATATGATGAAGCCCTGCATATAGCCCGAAAGCAGGTGGAGGATGGAGCACAGGTGCTGGATGTCAATATGGACGATGGACTGCTTGATGGAGTGCAGGAGATGACGAGTTTTCTCAACATGCTTGCTTCCGACCCCGATGTGTCTCGAGTACCTGTAATGATTGACTCTTCAAAATGGGAGGTGCTTGAAGCCGGCCTGAAATGTATTCAGGGCAAGGCGATTGTCAACTCCATCTCTCTGAAGAATGGTGAGGCGGAGTTTCTGAGACAGGCCGGGCTTGTGCAGAGATATGGTGCGGCAGTTGTTGTGATGGCTTTCGATGAAACGGGCCAGGCAGATAACTTTGAACGACGTATCGGGATTTGTAGCCGTGCGTACAAATTGCTTACGGAGCACGGATTCGATGCAAAAGATATAATCTTCGATCCCAATGTCCTTTCTGTCGCTACCGGCATTGATGAACACAGGAACTACGCGGTTGACTTCATTAATACTGTTAAATGGATTAAAGATAATTTGCCTTATGCCAAAGTGAGCGGAGGGGTTAGCAATCTCTCATTTTCATTCCGTGGCAATGAAAATGTACGGGAGATAATGCACTCAGTTTTTCTTTATCATGCCATCAATGCGGGATTGGATATGGGGATTGTGAATCCTTCTCAATCGGTTATCTACGAAGATATTCCTTATGATGTAAAAGAGCTGGTGGAGGATGTGGTGCTGAATAGGTGTGATGATGCCACTGACCGGCTAATGGCCTATGCAGAGAAGATAAAGAGTGAAAAGACATTTAACCCGGAACAATCAAGAACAGAGGAGTGGCGTATCCTACCGATAGAAGAACGGTTGAAATATGCGTTGGTAAAAGGAGTAGGGGATTATCTGGAAGAGGATCTTGACGAAGCACTGAAGAAATACCCTCGAGCGGTGGATATTATTGATAAACCGCTAATGGCAGGTATGAATCGTGTGGGAGATCTTTTCGGGGAAGGTAAAATGTTCCTGCCCCAGGTGGTGAAAGCTGCACGTACAATGAAAAATGCCGTAGCCATCCTGCAACCAGCCATTGAAGCTGAAAAATCGTCCGGTGGCAAGGCGCGTAAAGCAGGTACTGTAATGCTTGCTACTGTAAAAGGAGATGTGCATGATATTGGTAAAAATATTGTCTCTATTGTACTTGCATGCAACAATTACGAGATCATCGACCTGGGCGTCATGGTCCCTCCCGGTAAAATCATTGAGGCAGTGATCAAGGAAAAGCCTGATATTGTAGGGTTAAGCGGACTGATCACACCCTCTCTTGAAGAGATGGCGATTGTAGCCGAAGAGATGGAAAAAGCCGGATTTACCATCCCTCTGTTGATAGGAGGAGCTACCACCTCTAAGCTTCACACGGCAATCAAGATTGAACCCAGATATACACAGGGTGCGGTCGTTTACGTGAAAGATGCATCGCAGAGCCCTTTGGCAGTTGCCAATCTGATGAGTGAGGAAAACAGGAGCGATTATATTCATAAGGTACGCAATGAGTATACATTGCTTCGTGAAAACCAGTCCCGTAAAGTTTCTGAGCTGGTCTCTCTTGATGAGGCAAGGCTCAATGCCTGTTCTATGGACTGGAGCAATTTTAAAGCGGTTGCCCCGGTTACCTTGGGGCGAGTGAAGCTTGATGATATAAAGATTGCATGGGTTATTCCCTATATAGACTGGAAATTTTTCTTTCATGCATGGAATCTGCCGGCAAAATTTCATACTATAACCAAAATTAATAACAGCATTAATGCTCGTGCCATGTGGCTTGAGTCGTATCGTGACGATGATCGCGAGAAAGGGCAGGAAGCCGCGAAGCTGTATTACGATGCCCTGGAAATGCTGCAAAGGTTTGTGTCGGATAATGTGGATTATATAAGAGCTGTTTTTGGTATTTATGAAGCTTACAGCAAAAATGACACTATTAATATTGGCGGGGTGCAGTTCCCATTTCTGCGGCAACAAAAGAAGAATGAAAAAAATGAGTATCTTTGCTTAAGCGATTTTATTGCTCCATACAGTTCGGGTAAGAAAGATTACGTTGGTGCTTTCGCGGTTACGGCCGGCTGCGGTGCTGATGATCTGCTGCTCAGATATAAGGACGATGGAGATGAGTACTCTTCTCTGCTTATGAAGTCGCTGTTAGACCGTCTGGCGGAAGCGGCAACAGAATGGTTGCATGCAAAAGTACGACGCTATTACTGGGGGTATGCAGCTGATGAGGAACTATCCATCGCGGAGATGTTTGCTTGTAAGTATAATGGTATTCGCCCCGCGGTGGGGTACCCGTCCATACCTGATCAGACGGTGAATTTTAAGCTGCATGATATGCTTTCAACAGCTGATATTGGCATCTCTCTCACCGGGAATGGCGTAATGTATCCCAATGCTTCGGTTAGCGGGTTCTTTTTCGCACATCCCTGCTCGAAATATTTTGCAATAGGTGAGATATCGGAAGAGCAGGTGGCCGACTATGCACAACGTAAAGGAATGAAGCCGGAAGAGATTAGGAAGTTCCTGCTTGCCAACCTGAGGTAA
- a CDS encoding nucleoside recognition domain-containing protein: protein MQFRNDIFFPAVKKSGYTTLWLLKIILPISLAVRFLDYFGALAYLAKFLDPVFVYMGLPGSTAIVFITSIFLPLYAPLAIITSMPLTLRELTILALMCQISHNLPVESAIQAKTGTSFWSMSILRIAMSIITGVVLNLILPQNMGMPVFSHVGVKAMNSVADVLLAWLKSSMSIALLITSIVFMLNLLYNILEAYKLIPKLSRGIAPILKFFGLPESTGFLWLIGYIVGLAYGGALMMDQMREGKVTRTDASLLNYHLAVSHSVLEDNLLFVALGVSIWWILGVRFVAAWLVVWIRRVIMKLRYGDIGIKIEGV, encoded by the coding sequence ATGCAGTTTAGAAACGATATATTTTTCCCTGCTGTAAAAAAATCGGGCTACACAACCCTGTGGCTGCTTAAAATAATTCTTCCGATATCCTTGGCAGTCAGATTCCTGGACTATTTTGGAGCCCTTGCCTATTTAGCCAAATTTCTTGACCCGGTTTTTGTATATATGGGCTTGCCCGGAAGTACGGCCATTGTTTTCATTACAAGTATTTTTCTACCTCTCTATGCCCCTTTGGCAATTATTACATCAATGCCCCTTACGCTGAGGGAACTGACCATACTTGCGCTGATGTGCCAGATATCTCATAACCTTCCCGTGGAGAGTGCTATTCAGGCAAAGACAGGTACTTCGTTCTGGTCTATGTCAATATTGCGGATTGCAATGAGTATAATTACCGGTGTGGTGCTGAACCTTATTCTCCCTCAAAACATGGGTATGCCTGTTTTCTCACATGTCGGCGTAAAAGCCATGAACTCCGTGGCAGATGTGTTGCTTGCGTGGCTGAAGAGTTCGATGAGTATTGCGCTGCTTATAACCTCTATAGTGTTTATGTTGAATTTGCTGTATAACATTCTAGAGGCTTATAAACTTATTCCCAAACTAAGCAGGGGAATAGCACCCATATTGAAGTTTTTTGGATTGCCGGAGAGTACAGGATTCCTGTGGCTTATCGGCTATATAGTGGGTCTGGCTTATGGCGGGGCGCTGATGATGGATCAGATGAGGGAGGGAAAGGTGACAAGAACCGATGCAAGCCTGCTGAATTATCACCTTGCTGTATCTCACTCTGTTCTGGAAGACAATCTTTTGTTCGTTGCACTTGGTGTTTCAATCTGGTGGATACTTGGAGTCAGATTTGTGGCTGCCTGGCTGGTAGTATGGATAAGAAGGGTTATCATGAAATTAAGGTATGGGGATATTGGCATAAAGATTGAAGGTGTTTGA
- the smpB gene encoding SsrA-binding protein, producing MKQAPINIKNKRATFDYELVETFTAGIVLTGTEIKSIRLGKAGLVDTYCLFQNGELWVRNMHISEYFYGTYNNHNARRDRKLLLNRNELRKLSRLTKETGFTIIPVRLFINEKGLAKLVIAVARGKRQYDKRQSLKEKEDKRDMDRMFKK from the coding sequence ATGAAGCAAGCTCCAATAAATATAAAGAACAAGCGTGCCACGTTCGACTACGAACTGGTTGAGACTTTCACTGCAGGTATTGTACTTACAGGTACTGAGATAAAATCGATCCGTTTAGGCAAGGCTGGCCTTGTGGATACCTATTGTTTGTTCCAAAATGGCGAATTATGGGTGCGTAATATGCATATATCGGAATATTTTTACGGCACCTATAATAATCACAATGCTCGCCGCGACCGGAAACTGTTGCTTAACAGGAACGAGCTGCGAAAACTTTCACGGTTGACCAAGGAGACAGGATTTACAATTATTCCCGTTCGTTTGTTCATTAACGAGAAAGGACTGGCAAAGCTGGTGATTGCAGTGGCCAGAGGAAAAAGGCAGTACGACAAACGGCAGTCACTGAAAGAGAAGGAGGATAAGAGGGATATGGACAGGATGTTTAAAAAGTAA
- a CDS encoding YIP1 family protein, whose product MWRDIFVTIVQLIVASPEEWKYIEREERTQNDFLYRFLHPVFGIIALASFVGGLWFTRNGGLENALKNTIINIVAVYGGYFLVSYILNETAPRFGLKKNLAEFQFFVGYSSVVIYLLYIIIPFLPGFFILWLLAFYTIHLVNTGAQLYIKVPEDKRTNFTVMASALVMLTPALVNILFSFLIK is encoded by the coding sequence ATGTGGAGAGATATTTTTGTAACTATCGTGCAGTTGATTGTTGCGTCTCCCGAAGAATGGAAATATATTGAAAGGGAAGAGAGAACGCAGAATGACTTCCTCTACCGCTTCCTGCACCCTGTTTTTGGGATAATTGCACTTGCCTCTTTTGTTGGCGGTTTATGGTTTACGCGCAACGGAGGTCTTGAGAATGCGTTGAAAAACACTATTATTAACATAGTAGCTGTGTATGGGGGGTATTTTTTAGTGTCATATATCCTGAATGAAACAGCTCCCCGGTTTGGGCTGAAAAAAAATTTAGCAGAGTTCCAATTTTTTGTAGGATATTCTTCAGTGGTGATTTATCTGCTGTACATCATTATTCCTTTTCTTCCAGGTTTTTTCATTTTATGGTTACTTGCATTTTACACTATACATCTGGTGAACACCGGGGCACAGCTTTATATTAAAGTTCCGGAGGATAAACGTACAAATTTTACCGTTATGGCATCGGCGCTGGTAATGCTGACGCCTGCACTTGTGAATATTCTCTTTTCATTCCTGATAAAATAA
- a CDS encoding porin family protein: MNSDNDIRREFQSKFSDFRASVPDDGWSMLEQSLKIDAAARVAVRRRWYTCTAAAVLVLLIGTVLFFRNQVDQSNSLISESALTTPEIDIKPGSGAEIKKQPETLKQAIVTHPGKVKQYVSGSAIRKGINPVRPSDPSGIIESMLRRESSTRSGMARVPDSDALRVLRQSEENQRKRLLVDELIVVEGQKGLFAENVSSHNDNGNIVLTLSGRGGLTSFHQTVNSPMTLRSAAVAPESQYSGEPNKMLLQANNTADNISEMEHDQPVSFGITVSKSLLDNLSIETGLIYTSLYSKTRNKNSNFQVHETQRLHYLGIPLNVNYNLFSLSKLDVYASVGGIIEKDIYGEFRRTGEGQALDLNSSSQEKEVKKISQHNPQISVNAGVGVSFPIYNSLKLYGKIGGAYYFDAKNEYKTIYSDSKIVMDLNIGLRYEF, translated from the coding sequence ATGAATTCAGATAACGATATTAGAAGGGAGTTTCAGTCGAAATTCAGTGATTTCCGGGCATCAGTCCCTGATGATGGATGGAGCATGCTGGAACAATCGCTGAAGATTGATGCTGCAGCCAGGGTTGCAGTACGGCGCAGATGGTACACCTGCACTGCTGCTGCTGTCCTTGTTTTGTTGATAGGTACTGTGCTTTTCTTCCGGAACCAGGTTGATCAAAGTAATTCCCTTATTTCGGAATCTGCTTTAACAACTCCGGAAATAGATATAAAACCCGGTAGCGGTGCAGAAATTAAAAAACAGCCCGAAACATTGAAACAGGCTATTGTTACTCACCCTGGCAAAGTGAAGCAGTATGTATCGGGTTCAGCAATAAGAAAGGGAATTAACCCCGTTCGCCCATCCGATCCATCAGGGATTATTGAGTCCATGCTGCGCCGTGAGAGTTCAACCCGCAGCGGCATGGCAAGAGTGCCTGACTCAGACGCATTGCGGGTATTGCGTCAATCAGAGGAAAATCAGAGAAAAAGGTTGTTGGTTGATGAGCTTATTGTGGTGGAAGGACAAAAAGGGTTGTTTGCAGAAAATGTGTCATCTCACAATGATAATGGAAATATTGTGCTGACACTTAGCGGAAGGGGCGGGTTAACCTCTTTTCATCAAACGGTGAATTCGCCCATGACCCTGCGAAGTGCGGCCGTAGCCCCTGAAAGCCAATATTCCGGCGAACCCAATAAGATGTTATTGCAGGCAAACAATACTGCCGATAATATTTCGGAAATGGAGCACGACCAGCCGGTATCGTTTGGTATTACGGTATCTAAATCCTTGTTAGATAATCTATCTATTGAGACCGGCCTGATATATACCTCTCTTTACTCCAAAACACGAAATAAAAACTCAAATTTTCAGGTACATGAAACGCAGCGCCTTCACTATCTGGGGATACCTTTAAACGTGAATTACAATCTTTTCTCTTTAAGTAAGTTAGATGTTTATGCCTCTGTAGGCGGCATAATAGAGAAAGATATATATGGTGAATTCCGGAGAACAGGAGAGGGGCAGGCGTTGGATCTCAACAGTTCATCTCAAGAGAAAGAGGTTAAGAAAATTTCACAACACAATCCACAGATCTCGGTCAACGCCGGTGTTGGAGTTTCATTTCCTATATATAACTCTCTGAAGCTGTATGGAAAAATAGGCGGAGCATACTATTTCGATGCAAAAAATGAATACAAGACTATCTATTCCGACAGCAAGATCGTGATGGATCTGAACATAGGGCTCAGGTATGAGTTTTAA
- a CDS encoding RNA polymerase sigma factor has translation MDDSQLIIACKKQDRNAQKMLYEQYAPIMMAVCMRYSGDEETARDLLHDGFIRVFTQICSYSGRGSFEGWMRRIFVNLALENYRKEKQKYRFMEEYRYIHGGEANMPEDDILDIGNIPREKVLEMIRDLPAGYRTVFNLYIFEELSHKEIARMLGIKEAASRSQLFRAKSILQKKISAILKKQQ, from the coding sequence ATGGATGATTCGCAACTGATAATTGCATGTAAGAAACAGGATCGTAATGCTCAAAAAATGTTGTATGAGCAATATGCACCTATAATGATGGCGGTATGTATGCGTTACAGCGGCGATGAGGAAACAGCCCGCGATCTCTTGCATGATGGATTCATCCGGGTCTTTACGCAGATATGCTCATATTCGGGCAGGGGTTCTTTTGAAGGCTGGATGAGGCGGATTTTTGTAAATCTGGCGTTGGAAAACTACAGGAAAGAGAAGCAAAAATACCGGTTTATGGAAGAATATCGATATATACATGGTGGAGAAGCCAACATGCCGGAGGATGATATTCTTGATATAGGAAATATTCCACGTGAGAAGGTTCTGGAGATGATAAGGGATCTTCCTGCCGGATATAGAACAGTCTTTAACCTGTATATTTTTGAGGAGTTGTCACATAAAGAGATCGCCCGCATGCTGGGCATAAAAGAGGCAGCGTCACGGTCACAATTATTTAGGGCAAAGAGCATATTACAGAAGAAGATTTCAGCCATATTAAAAAAGCAACAGTAA
- the sppA gene encoding signal peptide peptidase SppA, whose translation MKDFLKIMLASALGFIIANVIFSLIAMIFFFGAMGSVIDSISSEKFSLQDNSVLNLRLSGPINERTPEQDPFTSMISRDETQPIGLNDIVSAIRKAKSSDKIKGIYLDSRMMSASMATLAEIRQELLDFKESGKFIVSYADIYTQSGYYLASVADKVAINPKGMLDLHGLAATPIFFKDALDKLGIEIQIFKVGTYKSAVEPYTQNEMSEANREQLTSILNDAWSFLKNDFAESRSLTPAGIDSLANLLPLIRETDFLLSSNLVDTLLYETEMKDYLRSLLNIEKNKKIPSATVANMKSVKTKTVKKTDNTIAILYAVGEIISGNGSSGIQDKYIVDQIEKLRMDEEIKAVVFRINSGGGSAYASEQIWKAINDLKSEKPVVVSMGDMAASGGYYIACNADKIVAQPTTLTGSIGIFGTIPNLEGTSKKIGVNIDEVKTNEFSDFGNISRPLNDKEKQMFQTMIERGYDLFLTRCAEGRDIPKDSMALYAEGRVWTGNQARQIGLVDELGGIEKAIEIAADLANLGKSYVVFEYPRLRSRFDELLNPSKEDLAAKTLKEYLGSSYDLFMLLKNIKEQDYLQARIPFDPNIK comes from the coding sequence ATGAAGGATTTTCTAAAAATCATGCTCGCGTCTGCTTTGGGATTTATCATCGCAAACGTAATCTTTTCTTTGATTGCAATGATCTTCTTTTTCGGAGCAATGGGATCAGTTATTGATTCTATATCTTCGGAAAAATTCTCTCTTCAGGATAATTCGGTTTTAAACCTGCGATTAAGCGGCCCTATAAATGAACGTACCCCCGAGCAGGACCCGTTCACATCGATGATCAGTCGCGACGAAACCCAGCCAATTGGCCTGAACGACATTGTAAGTGCTATCCGAAAGGCCAAAAGCAGCGATAAGATCAAAGGCATCTACCTGGATTCGCGCATGATGTCGGCCTCCATGGCTACACTGGCCGAAATCCGTCAGGAACTGCTTGATTTCAAGGAGAGCGGCAAATTTATCGTTTCATACGCCGACATATATACACAGAGTGGTTATTACCTTGCCTCCGTAGCCGATAAAGTAGCAATCAATCCCAAAGGGATGCTCGACCTGCACGGGCTGGCCGCCACACCCATCTTCTTCAAGGATGCCCTTGACAAGCTGGGAATAGAGATACAGATCTTTAAGGTCGGCACCTATAAATCGGCCGTGGAGCCGTACACACAAAACGAGATGAGCGAAGCAAACAGAGAACAGCTGACCTCCATTCTGAATGACGCCTGGAGTTTCCTTAAAAACGATTTTGCCGAGTCGCGTTCACTCACTCCTGCCGGTATAGATTCTCTTGCCAACTTGCTGCCGTTGATCCGGGAAACCGATTTTCTACTTTCTTCCAATCTTGTAGATACGCTTCTTTATGAAACAGAGATGAAGGATTATCTTCGCTCGTTACTGAATATCGAAAAAAACAAAAAAATTCCATCGGCAACGGTAGCAAACATGAAATCGGTAAAAACTAAAACAGTCAAGAAAACCGATAATACAATTGCTATCCTCTATGCAGTTGGAGAAATCATTTCCGGTAACGGCTCATCCGGTATCCAGGATAAATATATTGTGGATCAGATTGAAAAACTGAGGATGGATGAAGAAATAAAGGCAGTGGTATTCCGCATAAATTCAGGTGGAGGGAGTGCCTATGCTTCAGAGCAGATCTGGAAAGCGATCAACGACCTGAAGTCAGAAAAGCCGGTAGTAGTTTCCATGGGCGACATGGCTGCCTCCGGAGGGTATTATATCGCCTGCAACGCCGACAAAATAGTTGCCCAGCCTACAACCCTAACCGGATCGATAGGGATATTCGGCACCATACCTAATTTAGAAGGTACATCCAAAAAAATAGGAGTAAATATCGATGAAGTAAAAACAAACGAGTTTTCAGATTTCGGGAATATTTCACGTCCTTTAAATGATAAAGAGAAACAGATGTTTCAGACAATGATAGAGCGGGGGTATGACCTCTTTCTAACGCGTTGTGCCGAAGGGCGTGATATACCAAAAGACTCAATGGCTCTCTACGCCGAAGGACGTGTATGGACAGGAAATCAGGCAAGACAAATTGGTCTTGTTGATGAATTGGGTGGTATTGAGAAAGCGATTGAAATTGCTGCCGATCTGGCTAACCTGGGAAAAAGCTATGTAGTTTTTGAATATCCCAGGCTACGATCAAGATTCGATGAGTTGTTGAACCCTTCAAAAGAGGATTTGGCCGCCAAAACTCTTAAAGAGTATCTTGGCTCAAGTTACGATCTGTTCATGCTCCTGAAAAATATTAAAGAACAGGATTACCTACAGGCCAGAATTCCTTTTGATCCGAACATTAAATAA